A genomic region of Haloarcula rubripromontorii contains the following coding sequences:
- a CDS encoding TMEM165/GDT1 family protein encodes MSDATWLTVVAIAAGAQLAVLPGEKVQFIIAGLSTRFNPFLVVSAAGTAFAGWTALEIWFGSAITAVLPGIVLESLTAGMFLLFAILLLRSAPAADAEQQEPASGFTTDGGQLDVRVPVVDWQVPNKLGGFLPIFAMMAFGEFGDKTQLITITLAAQYSAHASAIWTGEMLAIIPVSLVNALFFHRFTHRFDLRKAHFLGAGLFLFFAADFALSVTMGFSLWETIVSAIAAQVGV; translated from the coding sequence GTGAGCGACGCGACGTGGCTGACAGTGGTCGCGATAGCAGCCGGTGCGCAGCTAGCGGTCCTCCCCGGCGAGAAAGTCCAGTTCATCATCGCCGGCCTGTCGACGCGGTTCAATCCGTTCCTCGTCGTCAGCGCCGCGGGCACCGCCTTCGCCGGCTGGACGGCACTGGAAATCTGGTTCGGCTCCGCAATCACGGCGGTACTACCCGGTATCGTTCTCGAAAGCCTCACCGCGGGGATGTTCCTGCTGTTTGCGATACTGCTGCTCCGCAGTGCCCCGGCAGCCGACGCAGAGCAACAGGAACCCGCGTCCGGTTTCACCACTGACGGCGGACAGCTAGACGTTCGCGTTCCCGTCGTCGACTGGCAAGTGCCCAACAAGCTCGGCGGCTTCCTGCCCATCTTCGCGATGATGGCCTTCGGCGAGTTCGGGGACAAGACCCAGCTCATCACCATCACGCTTGCCGCCCAGTACAGCGCCCACGCCAGCGCTATCTGGACCGGAGAGATGCTCGCCATCATTCCAGTGAGCCTCGTCAACGCGCTGTTTTTCCACCGTTTCACCCACCGTTTCGACCTGCGGAAAGCACACTTCCTCGGCGCAGGGCTGTTCCTGTTTTTCGCCGCGGACTTCGCCCTGAGCGTGACGATGGGGTTCTCGCTGTGGGAAACGATAGTCTCGGCCATCGCGGCGCAGGTGGGCGTCTGA
- a CDS encoding metal ABC transporter permease has translation MTLAFAAGGVYEAFLPVLEAWYWLLALLYHLTGLELINPEYTFMYRAILVGLCVGVIAPLIGTFLVHRQLALIGDALAHTAFAGVAVGLFLNAVLELSVSPYLTAVVVAVIAALLIELISEATDAYNDVSMAIVLSTGFALGTVLISLNAGGLAVGINQYLFGNLSTVSAENAVIMLGLFSVIVATVGITRNQLLYVTFDETAAAVSGLPVAWYNRIMVMLTALVVVGAMQIMGVILVAAMLVVPVAGATQVSRSFSESLLVSIVLAELAVLLGIGISYYVGATAGGVIVLVAVGIYVLSVLAGKARQRGAPDKNRDLDSISQD, from the coding sequence GGCGGCGTCTACGAGGCGTTCCTTCCGGTCCTCGAAGCGTGGTACTGGCTTCTGGCACTGCTCTACCACCTGACCGGATTGGAGCTAATCAACCCCGAGTACACGTTCATGTACCGGGCGATACTGGTCGGGCTGTGTGTCGGCGTCATCGCGCCGTTGATCGGGACTTTTCTCGTCCACCGCCAGCTCGCCCTCATCGGGGACGCACTCGCACACACAGCCTTCGCCGGCGTCGCAGTCGGGCTGTTCCTCAACGCTGTCCTTGAACTGAGCGTTTCGCCGTATCTCACCGCTGTCGTCGTGGCCGTTATCGCGGCGCTGCTCATCGAACTCATCTCCGAGGCGACCGACGCCTACAACGACGTGTCGATGGCGATTGTCCTCTCGACGGGGTTCGCGCTTGGCACGGTCCTCATCAGCCTCAACGCCGGCGGGCTGGCCGTGGGCATCAATCAGTACCTCTTCGGTAACCTCTCGACGGTGTCTGCCGAGAACGCGGTCATCATGCTCGGGCTGTTCAGCGTCATCGTCGCAACGGTCGGGATCACCAGAAACCAATTACTGTACGTCACGTTTGACGAAACCGCTGCCGCCGTCTCCGGACTGCCGGTCGCCTGGTACAACCGGATTATGGTGATGCTGACGGCGCTCGTCGTCGTCGGTGCGATGCAGATCATGGGCGTCATCCTCGTCGCGGCCATGCTCGTCGTCCCGGTCGCCGGCGCGACGCAGGTGTCCCGGAGCTTCTCGGAATCGCTGCTGGTCTCGATTGTGCTGGCCGAACTCGCCGTCCTGCTCGGCATCGGTATCTCGTACTACGTCGGTGCGACAGCCGGCGGCGTCATTGTTCTCGTCGCAGTGGGGATCTACGTCCTCTCAGTCCTTGCCGGGAAAGCCCGACAGAGGGGCGCTCCGGATAAAAATCGGGATCTCGACAGCATCAGTCAGGACTGA